From one Maridesulfovibrio frigidus DSM 17176 genomic stretch:
- a CDS encoding methyltransferase domain-containing protein, protein MTKNADIKKIVEEVGQDKIWRPLYDFESNKLSKGVGHDIDGIDPEFTDLDFTGKTVCDLGCNLGHFTFYAHERGAKTVVGYDMEPKVITGAKKLAALYSIEDVEFETCNFASEPATRTFDMGMLIDILGKINISEGYLIPILKGLESRSESEMLLTFRPLYLVERHFGMPEADFLKMYPQAKIEKGFFNLLDFAKGLFSENWEVTYLSKELPNDEQYKRTVHFIKKD, encoded by the coding sequence ATGACCAAAAACGCTGACATAAAAAAGATCGTAGAAGAAGTGGGACAAGACAAAATATGGAGACCGCTATACGACTTTGAAAGCAATAAACTGAGCAAAGGAGTCGGGCACGATATCGATGGCATAGATCCCGAATTTACAGATCTCGACTTTACCGGCAAAACAGTATGCGATCTCGGCTGCAACCTTGGGCATTTCACTTTCTATGCTCACGAACGGGGCGCAAAAACCGTTGTCGGATATGACATGGAGCCAAAGGTCATTACCGGAGCTAAAAAACTAGCCGCACTCTATAGTATTGAAGATGTAGAATTTGAAACATGCAACTTCGCCTCAGAACCAGCCACCCGTACTTTCGATATGGGAATGCTCATAGATATTCTCGGTAAAATAAACATATCAGAAGGATACTTAATCCCGATTTTAAAAGGGCTTGAAAGCAGAAGTGAATCTGAAATGCTCCTGACCTTCCGCCCGCTCTATCTGGTTGAAAGACATTTCGGTATGCCTGAAGCAGATTTCCTGAAAATGTATCCACAAGCAAAGATCGAAAAAGGGTTCTTCAACCTACTGGATTTCGCAAAGGGCCTTTTCTCCGAAAACTGGGAAGTAACATACCTATCCAAGGAACTTCCTAATGATGAACAGTACAAACGCACTGTTCACTTTATTAAAAAAGATTAA
- a CDS encoding shikimate kinase, with protein MVSTTEMVDIEYEVNDATKQAVHTNGADKDFIIGGRDSGNIFIFALNDDLRRSIAAQVADKLGKELVIIKRGDGNPAILEMAEKDNQVVSLPRGAALSEKNRNQLQANGKVLYIMSDFMTLLNATDRSEDAREQISLMLNRFEPSFMNAAHHIVLSDQSDDEILQDTLEKVAI; from the coding sequence ATGGTAAGTACCACCGAAATGGTAGATATTGAGTATGAAGTTAATGACGCGACTAAACAAGCCGTTCACACCAATGGTGCAGATAAAGATTTTATCATAGGTGGGCGGGATTCCGGCAATATTTTTATCTTTGCGCTAAATGATGACCTGAGAAGATCAATTGCAGCTCAAGTTGCTGATAAACTCGGTAAGGAACTTGTCATCATAAAACGCGGTGATGGTAATCCTGCAATTTTAGAAATGGCTGAAAAAGATAATCAGGTCGTAAGCCTGCCGCGCGGAGCTGCACTTTCTGAAAAAAATCGTAATCAGCTACAAGCTAACGGTAAAGTTCTCTACATCATGAGTGATTTCATGACACTGCTGAACGCAACAGACAGATCAGAAGATGCGCGTGAACAGATTTCGCTAATGTTAAATAGATTCGAACCGAGCTTCATGAATGCCGCACATCACATAGTGCTTTCCGACCAAAGTGATGATGAAATTTTGCAGGACACGCTCGAAAAAGTTGCGATATAA
- a CDS encoding dimethylarginine dimethylaminohydrolase family protein: protein MNNIYKNALVRTPAHNLGHGLTEAGLGCPDMEITHAQHRRYIEYLKSKDIAVTILDAVEEFPDSVFVEDTAVMIPVASGGVVVFLTCPGAKSRRGEVEQIRTSVSGVADEVYQMDGEGLMEGGDVLLMDKTFFVGIDSRTNYDGFGQFEKVAGGFGYKCVAVPFDNGMPHLKTELSALDGDTLIMSERFSGREEFSGYKKLVVPSSEVYAANCLFVGRGLLVPAGFPVTAELLDKNGFSPDYIDMSEFQKMDGGLTCLSLRW, encoded by the coding sequence GTGAATAATATATATAAGAATGCGCTAGTAAGAACTCCAGCTCATAATTTGGGTCATGGGTTGACTGAGGCGGGCCTTGGCTGCCCTGATATGGAGATTACTCATGCTCAGCACCGCAGGTACATTGAGTATTTGAAAAGCAAAGATATTGCTGTGACTATTCTTGATGCGGTGGAGGAATTTCCTGATTCTGTTTTTGTTGAAGATACGGCTGTGATGATACCTGTTGCTAGTGGCGGTGTTGTTGTTTTTTTGACTTGTCCGGGCGCTAAATCGCGGCGCGGTGAAGTGGAGCAGATTCGGACTTCTGTTTCTGGTGTTGCCGATGAAGTTTATCAGATGGACGGGGAAGGCCTTATGGAAGGCGGCGATGTGTTGCTTATGGATAAGACTTTTTTTGTGGGTATCGATTCGCGCACTAATTATGATGGATTTGGACAATTTGAGAAAGTTGCGGGTGGGTTTGGCTATAAGTGCGTGGCGGTTCCTTTTGATAATGGAATGCCGCATCTTAAGACGGAATTGTCTGCGCTGGATGGTGATACTTTGATTATGAGTGAGCGTTTTTCCGGTCGTGAGGAGTTTTCTGGCTATAAAAAGCTAGTTGTTCCCAGTAGTGAGGTATATGCGGCTAATTGCCTGTTTGTTGGACGTGGGTTGCTTGTTCCGGCCGGTTTTCCAGTAACGGCGGAATTGCTTGATAAAAACGGGTTCAGCCCAGACTATATTGATATGTCTGAATTTCAGAAAATGGACGGCGGGCTGACCTGTCTTTCTTTGCGCTGGTAG
- a CDS encoding hydantoinase B/oxoprolinase family protein: MNVNPILLEVFKNRFAAISEEMGVTLTRTAFSPNIKERRDLSCAVFDSKGDMIAQAAHIPVHLGSMPLSVKSAIDNATFNEGDMVMLNDPFKGGTHLPDITLVAPVFCGSSDKPDFYVANRAHHSDVGGMASGSMPLSTTLYQEGIIIPPVKIVENGEIVPGVMALILNNVRTPDEREGDFSAQIMANITGVRRLNELISKYGLEKVDFYASSLNDYAEKITRHTIESIPDGVYEFTDYMDGDGMDCVNVPISVNLVIKGDTAKLDFTASGDQVTGSVNAVRSITLSAVLYVFRSLIEGDVPTNAGILRPLEIITRKGSILDANFPAAVAGGNVETSQRVVDVVLGALAQAIPERIPAASQGTMNNMTIGGMDERTGKPFAYYETLAGGMGGSASCKGEHAVHSHMTNTLNTPVEALEYSYPFRVKTYCVRKNTGGAGSSPGGDGLVREIELLSSCEITVLSERRLNAPYGLQGGGKGTPGRNVLIRDGKVIEKPGKFHTPLKKGDIIRIETPGGGGWGISD; encoded by the coding sequence ATGAATGTGAATCCAATCCTCCTTGAGGTGTTCAAGAACAGGTTTGCTGCAATTTCCGAAGAAATGGGTGTAACGCTCACAAGGACTGCATTTTCACCAAATATTAAAGAGAGACGCGATTTGTCTTGCGCTGTTTTTGACAGCAAGGGTGACATGATTGCTCAGGCTGCCCATATTCCAGTTCATCTGGGATCTATGCCTTTGTCAGTTAAAAGCGCAATTGATAATGCGACCTTCAATGAAGGTGATATGGTAATGCTGAATGATCCGTTCAAAGGCGGAACTCATTTGCCGGACATCACTTTAGTTGCGCCAGTATTTTGTGGCAGCTCCGACAAGCCTGATTTCTACGTTGCCAACCGTGCGCATCATTCGGATGTAGGCGGTATGGCCAGTGGTTCAATGCCGCTTTCCACCACTCTCTATCAAGAGGGAATAATTATCCCGCCAGTAAAAATAGTTGAAAATGGCGAAATAGTTCCGGGCGTAATGGCACTTATTCTGAACAATGTACGTACCCCCGATGAGCGTGAAGGCGACTTCTCCGCACAAATTATGGCGAACATCACAGGCGTTCGCAGGCTGAATGAACTTATTTCTAAATACGGTCTCGAAAAAGTAGATTTCTACGCATCAAGTCTTAACGATTACGCAGAAAAAATAACGCGCCATACAATCGAATCCATTCCAGATGGAGTGTACGAGTTCACCGATTACATGGATGGCGACGGTATGGATTGCGTAAATGTCCCAATTTCCGTGAATCTCGTAATTAAGGGTGATACCGCTAAACTCGACTTCACCGCATCAGGTGATCAAGTAACAGGCAGTGTAAATGCCGTGCGCTCAATAACATTGTCTGCAGTTCTTTACGTTTTCAGATCTCTAATTGAAGGCGATGTACCAACTAACGCAGGAATTTTGCGTCCTCTAGAAATCATCACCCGCAAAGGTTCAATCTTAGACGCTAATTTCCCCGCCGCGGTAGCCGGAGGAAATGTCGAAACGTCCCAAAGAGTCGTCGACGTAGTGTTAGGCGCCCTAGCCCAAGCAATTCCTGAGCGAATTCCCGCAGCCAGCCAAGGAACAATGAACAACATGACCATTGGTGGCATGGATGAACGCACAGGCAAGCCCTTTGCCTACTACGAAACGCTAGCGGGAGGCATGGGCGGTTCTGCTAGTTGCAAAGGCGAGCATGCAGTACATTCTCACATGACCAACACATTAAATACTCCCGTTGAAGCTCTAGAATATAGCTATCCGTTCCGAGTAAAAACTTACTGCGTTCGCAAAAACACAGGTGGAGCAGGATCTTCTCCCGGTGGAGACGGACTAGTGCGAGAAATAGAATTACTATCAAGCTGCGAAATAACCGTCCTATCGGAACGCAGATTAAACGCACCCTACGGATTACAAGGCGGAGGCAAAGGAACACCTGGCCGCAACGTATTAATTCGAGATGGGAAAGTAATCGAAAAGCCCGGAAAATTCCACACGCCTCTCAAAAAGGGCGATATTATACGCATAGAAACCCCAGGCGGAGGCGGCTGGGGGATATCAGATTAA
- a CDS encoding hydantoinase/oxoprolinase family protein, whose amino-acid sequence MLIVGVDTGGTFTDFIYKDGETWGVHKRLSTPHDPSEAVINGLKHIADGRRVQVVHGSTVATNAILERKGVKTALITNEGFEDVVQIGRQNRSQLYNLSFCKKPHIVPPELRFGISGRIDQTGKEIEPFSEEKVKNILNKIKEADVESVALCLLFSYLNPDHENRMRDLLSEVGVPVSVSHEILAEFREFERTSTTVINAYVSPKMTRYLTFLQEFLGEDSLRIMQSNGGSISAETAMNESVRTILSGPAGGAVGAHAIGKMAGYDNLITFDMGGTSSDVALINGELPLTLESAIEDYPVKVPMIDIHTVGAGGGSIARIDAGGSLTVGPESAGADPGPICYGKGSEITVTDANLYLGRLIPEHFLGGEMSLKTDKLNSAMEAMATKAGLSPIELAEGILDIANTNMERAIRVISVERGFDPREFTMFSFGGAGGMHCAFLAKLLSIPKLFIPNNPGILSAVGMVMADVIKDYSLTVMRNQQNTTGDDLENLFAPLESQGRAALEEEGFAASDITVERFLDMRYQGQSFEIIVPFGGDWIEEFSQLHKHNYGYRNDAKTVEIVNIRLRTRGMPVKPEFPEASALTKEMPSGALIGTTETVFDSIAMETRILDRDKLLPGNKVDGPAIIIEYSSTLVIPPFAKGSVDAYGNLIFDIE is encoded by the coding sequence GTGCTTATAGTTGGAGTGGATACCGGCGGAACTTTTACAGATTTTATTTATAAAGATGGTGAAACATGGGGAGTGCATAAAAGACTTTCAACGCCTCATGATCCATCAGAAGCTGTCATTAACGGGCTTAAGCATATTGCAGATGGGCGTAGAGTGCAGGTTGTACATGGGTCAACGGTTGCTACCAACGCGATACTTGAGCGTAAAGGTGTTAAGACTGCACTCATTACTAATGAAGGTTTCGAAGATGTTGTCCAGATAGGACGGCAGAACCGTTCGCAGCTTTACAATCTTTCGTTCTGCAAGAAACCGCACATTGTACCACCCGAACTAAGGTTCGGAATAAGTGGCAGAATTGACCAGACTGGTAAAGAAATTGAACCTTTTTCGGAAGAAAAAGTTAAAAATATACTTAACAAAATCAAAGAAGCAGACGTTGAATCAGTCGCTCTCTGTCTTCTTTTCTCATATTTAAATCCAGATCATGAAAACAGAATGCGCGACTTGCTATCCGAAGTTGGCGTGCCTGTGTCCGTTTCTCATGAAATTCTAGCTGAGTTTCGCGAGTTTGAGCGCACCTCAACTACCGTAATTAATGCATACGTCTCACCAAAAATGACACGCTATCTTACTTTTCTGCAAGAGTTCCTTGGCGAAGATTCCTTACGCATAATGCAAAGTAACGGTGGGTCTATTTCTGCTGAAACTGCAATGAACGAGTCTGTCCGCACAATTTTATCCGGTCCAGCAGGGGGCGCAGTAGGCGCACATGCCATCGGTAAAATGGCTGGTTACGACAATCTTATTACCTTTGATATGGGGGGCACATCTTCTGATGTCGCGCTCATTAACGGTGAACTTCCGCTGACTCTTGAGTCCGCCATCGAAGATTATCCTGTCAAAGTTCCTATGATTGATATTCACACTGTTGGCGCTGGTGGTGGCTCCATTGCTAGGATTGATGCTGGCGGGTCACTTACTGTCGGCCCTGAAAGTGCAGGAGCTGATCCCGGGCCTATATGCTATGGTAAGGGTAGTGAAATCACTGTTACTGACGCTAATTTATACCTTGGACGCCTTATTCCTGAGCATTTCCTCGGCGGCGAGATGTCACTTAAAACGGACAAACTGAATTCCGCAATGGAAGCAATGGCTACCAAAGCTGGCCTCAGTCCTATCGAACTGGCGGAAGGAATTCTTGATATAGCCAACACCAATATGGAACGCGCTATCAGAGTTATTTCGGTGGAAAGAGGGTTTGACCCGCGCGAATTTACCATGTTTTCATTTGGTGGAGCTGGAGGAATGCACTGCGCTTTCCTTGCAAAATTGCTCTCAATACCGAAACTATTTATTCCAAATAACCCTGGAATACTATCTGCAGTCGGCATGGTTATGGCCGATGTCATCAAAGATTATTCACTAACGGTCATGCGAAATCAGCAAAATACCACCGGTGATGACCTCGAAAACTTGTTCGCACCACTCGAATCTCAGGGGCGTGCCGCTCTCGAAGAAGAGGGCTTTGCGGCGAGTGATATCACAGTCGAACGGTTTCTAGATATGCGTTATCAAGGACAGTCTTTCGAAATAATTGTTCCTTTCGGCGGCGACTGGATCGAAGAATTCTCTCAGCTTCATAAGCATAATTACGGTTACCGAAATGATGCCAAGACCGTTGAAATAGTAAATATCAGGCTTAGAACTCGCGGAATGCCCGTCAAACCGGAATTCCCAGAAGCTTCAGCTCTTACGAAAGAAATGCCAAGTGGTGCGCTCATCGGTACTACCGAGACGGTTTTTGATTCAATAGCCATGGAAACACGCATTCTGGATAGAGATAAACTCTTGCCCGGTAACAAGGTTGATGGGCCTGCTATCATTATTGAATACAGCTCGACTCTGGTCATTCCGCCTTTTGCCAAGGGTTCAGTTGACGCCTACGGCAACCTAATTTTTGATATCGAATAA
- a CDS encoding TRAP transporter substrate-binding protein, which yields MFKRIIAILLTVLVFAVSAQASDIKMDCNAIYGASNFHSQGAQLFADKVKEYSEGSVLISVHPGGSLGFKGPELLKTVKDGTLPMSDILMGVVSGSDQVFGVSSMPLLAKNYAEAKKLYDASRPYYDKACKKWKQKLLYAAPWPPSGLFTKKELKTPADFKGIKVRTYDKNGAELLKMTGASPLSLPWGELYSALQTGLVDSVLTSAVSGKDGKFWENVKYFSKINYAFPLNMMVINIDYWNALNPAQQEAMTKAAKEMEEYQWAQSSKSNDESLKILAEKGITISEPTKEVADMIAKDADTMLADTLKSAKKGFKASIEAYRK from the coding sequence ATGTTCAAAAGAATCATCGCAATTTTACTGACGGTCTTAGTTTTTGCAGTATCTGCTCAAGCTTCAGACATCAAAATGGACTGCAACGCAATCTATGGAGCCTCAAATTTTCATTCTCAAGGTGCACAGCTTTTCGCCGACAAAGTCAAAGAATATTCAGAAGGATCCGTGCTCATTTCTGTTCATCCCGGTGGATCTCTCGGATTCAAAGGTCCTGAACTTCTTAAGACAGTAAAAGACGGAACCCTCCCAATGTCCGACATTCTCATGGGAGTTGTTTCCGGTTCCGATCAGGTATTTGGCGTAAGCTCAATGCCTCTGCTCGCAAAAAACTATGCTGAAGCAAAAAAACTATATGATGCATCCCGCCCTTACTACGATAAAGCATGTAAAAAATGGAAACAGAAGCTTCTTTACGCAGCCCCTTGGCCTCCAAGCGGACTCTTCACAAAGAAAGAGCTCAAAACTCCTGCAGATTTCAAAGGCATCAAAGTCCGCACATACGACAAAAACGGAGCTGAGCTTCTTAAAATGACAGGCGCAAGCCCACTTTCACTACCTTGGGGCGAGCTATACTCCGCACTACAGACTGGACTTGTTGATTCAGTTCTTACTTCCGCAGTATCAGGAAAAGACGGTAAATTCTGGGAAAACGTTAAGTACTTCTCTAAAATCAATTACGCTTTCCCGCTTAACATGATGGTAATCAACATTGATTACTGGAATGCTTTGAATCCAGCGCAGCAGGAAGCAATGACGAAAGCGGCTAAAGAAATGGAAGAATACCAGTGGGCGCAGTCCAGCAAAAGTAATGACGAATCCCTCAAAATCCTTGCAGAGAAGGGGATCACAATTTCTGAACCGACTAAAGAAGTTGCTGACATGATTGCTAAAGATGCAGACACAATGCTTGCTGACACTCTTAAATCAGCTAAAAAAGGCTTTAAAGCTTCCATTGAAGCTTACAGAAAGTAA
- a CDS encoding TRAP transporter small permease subunit: MLRQVIRIIEGLSVGGAFLSALGMIFIVGLVVVEIFLRAVLNTSTLVSSEYGGYTLVLIIFLGLGYTMKEDGLIRINLVTIHFSDAGKRVADIISGILASVITSFGLFYATQMVYETWELEMTADTIAETPLWIPQLSIPIGLFLLLLQMFAFIARRATNDK; the protein is encoded by the coding sequence ATGTTGCGCCAAGTTATCAGAATAATTGAAGGCCTCTCCGTAGGAGGGGCCTTTCTTTCGGCTCTCGGCATGATATTTATTGTCGGGCTTGTTGTTGTTGAGATTTTTCTACGAGCAGTACTCAATACATCAACACTGGTCTCCAGTGAATATGGCGGATACACTCTCGTTCTTATTATTTTTCTTGGCCTTGGGTACACTATGAAAGAAGACGGACTTATCCGTATTAATCTGGTGACAATCCATTTTTCAGATGCAGGCAAGCGCGTTGCTGATATCATTTCCGGAATACTCGCCTCAGTGATTACTTCCTTCGGCCTTTTTTACGCAACACAAATGGTCTACGAAACTTGGGAACTGGAAATGACCGCGGACACCATCGCGGAAACTCCTTTGTGGATTCCGCAACTATCTATCCCTATAGGGTTGTTCTTGCTTCTCTTACAAATGTTCGCGTTTATTGCCAGGAGAGCCACAAATGATAAGTGA
- a CDS encoding TRAP transporter large permease, with translation MISDPLILALVLVGAMALFLLSGLWIGFSLYAAAFCGMLACEMNLPPTISIWDKIGDLMANSAWNTLNSWPLSALPLFILMGEILYRTSISTRLLNGLVPWLSNVPGKLYHINVVACSLFAAVSGSSAATTATVGKITYNELSSRGYHKSLAIGSLAGSGTLGFLIPPSLIMIIYGILSDTSIGQLFIAGVIPGLMLATSYSVYIMIRCMITPELVPQEKETFTAAQRIASLKDLFPVLLLITLVLGGIYAGLTTPTEAAVIGVLGALAIAMWFKNLTIANFKEALLSAVKTSGMICFIIAGAAFLSQVVGFLGIATALSKFIATLGLSPYMLIFVLGLMYVMLGMILDGISIVVMTLPIVLPIVIAGGFDPLWFGIFVVFMVELSQVTPPVGFSIFVIQYITNDDVKDILKATFPFFLIMVFMVIIVTVFPEIVFYLPEKMINM, from the coding sequence ATGATAAGTGATCCTTTAATTCTTGCCCTTGTACTCGTAGGGGCGATGGCGCTCTTTTTGCTCTCCGGTCTGTGGATTGGTTTTTCACTCTATGCTGCTGCTTTCTGCGGAATGCTCGCCTGCGAAATGAATCTCCCGCCGACAATATCCATCTGGGATAAAATAGGCGATTTAATGGCAAATTCTGCATGGAACACCCTTAACTCGTGGCCATTATCCGCACTGCCACTGTTTATTCTGATGGGTGAAATTCTCTACCGAACATCCATCTCGACAAGACTATTAAACGGCCTTGTACCGTGGCTTTCAAACGTCCCGGGCAAGCTCTATCATATTAATGTTGTAGCCTGCTCACTCTTTGCAGCTGTATCTGGCTCAAGCGCGGCAACCACGGCGACAGTAGGAAAGATCACTTACAATGAACTATCAAGCCGAGGGTACCACAAAAGCTTAGCCATTGGCTCTCTAGCAGGTTCCGGCACACTTGGTTTCTTGATCCCGCCAAGCTTAATAATGATTATCTACGGAATTTTGTCTGACACATCCATTGGACAGCTCTTCATAGCGGGAGTCATTCCCGGATTAATGCTTGCGACTAGCTACTCCGTGTACATAATGATTCGCTGTATGATTACTCCTGAACTGGTTCCACAGGAAAAAGAAACGTTCACCGCAGCTCAGCGCATTGCATCACTGAAAGATCTCTTTCCGGTACTTCTGCTCATCACACTTGTACTAGGCGGAATTTACGCTGGCCTTACAACTCCCACAGAAGCAGCAGTAATCGGAGTCCTCGGAGCACTGGCGATTGCCATGTGGTTTAAAAACCTCACGATTGCAAACTTTAAAGAAGCGTTACTATCCGCCGTAAAAACAAGCGGAATGATCTGCTTTATTATCGCGGGCGCAGCATTTCTTTCACAAGTTGTCGGCTTTCTGGGAATCGCCACCGCCCTCAGCAAATTCATAGCAACGTTGGGCCTATCCCCTTACATGCTAATATTTGTACTAGGCCTCATGTATGTAATGCTTGGAATGATTTTGGACGGAATATCCATAGTGGTAATGACGCTGCCAATAGTTTTACCCATCGTTATAGCTGGTGGATTTGACCCACTATGGTTCGGTATTTTCGTAGTATTTATGGTTGAACTCTCGCAAGTTACGCCGCCCGTAGGATTCTCGATCTTCGTAATTCAATACATTACCAACGACGATGTGAAAGACATCCTGAAAGCAACATTCCCTTTCTTCTTAATCATGGTGTTTATGGTCATCATAGTCACAGTGTTCCCGGAAATAGTTTTCTATCTTCCAGAAAAAATGATTAATATGTAA
- a CDS encoding sugar phosphate isomerase/epimerase family protein, whose protein sequence is MKAGFENCYVNLPLRYIYTTPEYLDFFIENSIQPELGLDCLGNECMSKDWLLSIRDRLGDAGLKCTAHLPFLDLKPASLNPAIRDASIDTLCGAFELAKIFSPQRMVMHPSFASWLEAPLFEGAYQNCLEGIARLSDSWPDHPMLCLENTYEYDPGPIVQVIDDLDRDNIGVCFDLGHWHSFSKGSEKGDFDFWFDSFAPYIRHLHLHDNKGGKDDHLALGQGTMDWDHIVSRVKELDPLPTITLEPHNRDDFDVSIEFFNKNIAPSLF, encoded by the coding sequence ATGAAAGCCGGATTCGAAAACTGCTACGTGAATCTTCCTCTTAGATATATTTATACCACGCCAGAATATCTTGATTTTTTTATCGAAAATTCAATCCAGCCAGAACTCGGCTTAGACTGCCTTGGCAATGAGTGCATGAGCAAGGATTGGCTATTATCAATCAGAGACAGGCTTGGTGATGCAGGATTGAAGTGTACTGCTCACCTCCCATTTCTGGACTTAAAACCAGCGAGTCTTAATCCTGCCATTAGAGACGCATCCATTGATACTCTGTGCGGTGCTTTCGAACTCGCAAAGATCTTTTCTCCCCAGCGCATGGTTATGCATCCTTCTTTTGCTTCATGGCTTGAAGCGCCTCTCTTTGAAGGGGCTTATCAGAATTGTCTAGAAGGGATAGCCAGACTTAGTGATTCATGGCCTGATCACCCGATGCTTTGCCTTGAAAATACATATGAATATGATCCGGGTCCTATTGTTCAGGTTATTGATGACCTTGATCGGGATAATATCGGTGTATGTTTTGATTTGGGCCATTGGCATTCCTTTTCTAAAGGATCTGAAAAGGGTGATTTTGATTTTTGGTTCGATTCATTTGCTCCTTACATTAGACATCTTCACCTTCATGATAATAAAGGTGGGAAGGATGATCACTTGGCTCTTGGGCAGGGGACTATGGATTGGGATCATATAGTCTCAAGGGTGAAAGAACTTGATCCATTACCGACTATCACTTTGGAGCCGCATAATCGTGATGATTTTGACGTGAGTATTGAATTTTTTAATAAGAATATTGCGCCGTCTCTTTTCTAG